In the genome of Terribacillus sp. FSL K6-0262, one region contains:
- a CDS encoding 2-dehydropantoate 2-reductase, producing MKINVIGGGAIGLLLAAKLGRFHDVRLLTRTRHQSKRIAAEGLRIGEEVIAVTASAFEDLQESTEADAWIICVKQYDLTEIWDKVKLHARSAVVFLQNGMGHTDMLRKVDVDYPIIVGSVEHGALRMDPRTVEHTGEAVIRLADLSGGHAFELAGRLHEADFPFIYERDWYKMLGTKLIANAVINPLTAIYRIENGELLERQPFEHIARMLCKEAAETLGFDRKEQWENVRRIIQATKANRSSMYKDIQAGAFTEIEAISGYIRKHAKHDVPYTDFVYHSIHGLTKTAGED from the coding sequence ATGAAAATCAATGTGATCGGCGGAGGGGCGATCGGGTTGCTTCTCGCCGCTAAACTCGGCAGATTTCATGATGTGCGTCTTCTGACAAGGACACGGCACCAGTCCAAGAGGATTGCAGCTGAAGGCCTGCGTATCGGGGAAGAAGTGATAGCAGTTACGGCATCAGCTTTTGAGGATTTACAGGAATCAACAGAAGCGGATGCATGGATTATCTGTGTGAAGCAATATGATTTGACGGAGATTTGGGATAAGGTAAAGCTGCATGCCCGATCGGCAGTCGTATTCCTCCAAAATGGGATGGGGCATACAGATATGCTGCGCAAGGTGGATGTTGATTATCCGATTATCGTTGGGTCTGTCGAACATGGAGCCTTAAGAATGGATCCCCGTACGGTGGAGCATACAGGAGAAGCTGTGATCCGGCTGGCTGATTTGTCAGGCGGGCACGCTTTTGAGTTGGCAGGACGGCTCCATGAAGCTGATTTCCCTTTTATATATGAGCGTGATTGGTATAAGATGCTGGGGACAAAACTGATTGCGAATGCCGTGATCAATCCGCTGACTGCCATTTATCGGATTGAAAATGGTGAACTGTTGGAGCGGCAGCCATTTGAGCATATTGCGCGGATGTTATGCAAGGAAGCCGCTGAAACACTCGGTTTCGATAGGAAAGAGCAATGGGAAAATGTGCGGCGGATCATACAGGCTACAAAAGCCAATCGTTCCTCGATGTATAAGGATATACAAGCTGGCGCATTTACCGAGATCGAAGCCATATCCGGCTATATCCGCAAACATGCAAAACATGATGTCCCTTATACGGACTTTGTTTATCATAGTATACATGGACTTACGAAAACGGCAGGAGAGGACTAA
- a CDS encoding penicillin-binding transpeptidase domain-containing protein: protein MKRNKTSQRMAMILLSFFAVLFLVIAGRFLFIQASGEVAGVNLKEFAENKRTDSYTLEATRGKILDRNGMELAYDQPTYSIYAIVSEKYSADKEHPIHVTDVDKTAEELAKIIDADPEDLKERLQKGIDKGLWQVEFGSAGSGLSQDQKKEIEALDLPGIQFTEEAERFYPNGTFASQVIGLAQRKDGVITGMTGIEQQLNDQLSGKNGNISYERDGYGFKLLNPDEEVKAAQDGDNVYLTIDQKIQTLLEDTLTQVDDKWNPKKISAIVMNPKTGEIVAMSNRPSYDPNNPENVENWYNDAISNPMEPGSTMKMFTVASAIEEGKWNPDETYKSGTYKVDKDTTIGDYNKSWGTISYLEGIQRSSNVAVANLVANKIGEDKFLEYLKRFHFDQKSGIDLPGEIPGTILYNYEAERISTAYGQGTTATPIQMITAASAIANDGKMVTPHIIDKIVNPDTKKVVKQKKTKVQAEPISKETADETLKILESVVTSEHGTGKPYKLDDYSVAGKTGTAQIPNPEGGGYMKGKNNYLFSFLGMAPADDPELIMYVSVLQPELSDTETGSEPVSFIFKNVMENALHYMDISPDKTDNQEEVTEKRVPDIAGMSTRATKKALEDTGMEVVVVGEGDKVAKTNVSSGDEVIEGERAIIVTDEPTMPDIKGWSMREVLELGELLELDVETIHTGYAKTQSIKKGTKLNKNDYLAVEFST, encoded by the coding sequence ATGAAAAGAAACAAGACGTCACAAAGAATGGCGATGATTCTGTTATCCTTCTTTGCCGTGCTCTTTCTTGTCATAGCTGGACGTTTCTTGTTCATACAAGCCTCCGGGGAAGTTGCCGGAGTCAATTTAAAAGAATTTGCGGAAAATAAACGGACCGACTCGTATACGCTGGAGGCGACGAGAGGGAAAATACTGGATCGCAATGGAATGGAGTTGGCGTATGATCAGCCAACTTATTCTATTTATGCGATTGTCAGTGAAAAGTATTCCGCGGATAAAGAGCATCCGATCCATGTGACAGATGTTGACAAGACAGCAGAGGAACTAGCGAAAATCATCGATGCTGATCCCGAAGATTTAAAGGAACGTCTGCAAAAGGGTATCGATAAAGGTCTATGGCAAGTGGAATTCGGTTCTGCAGGAAGCGGACTTTCCCAAGATCAAAAAAAAGAGATCGAAGCTTTGGATTTACCAGGCATCCAGTTTACGGAAGAAGCTGAGCGCTTTTATCCAAACGGGACGTTTGCCTCCCAGGTCATCGGCCTTGCCCAGCGAAAAGATGGAGTCATCACAGGGATGACAGGAATTGAGCAGCAGCTGAATGATCAGCTTTCGGGCAAAAACGGAAATATATCCTATGAACGGGATGGTTATGGATTCAAGCTGCTGAACCCGGATGAAGAAGTGAAGGCAGCCCAAGATGGAGATAATGTCTATCTGACCATCGATCAGAAAATCCAGACTTTACTGGAGGATACACTCACTCAGGTAGATGATAAGTGGAATCCCAAGAAAATCAGTGCTATCGTCATGAACCCAAAAACCGGTGAGATCGTAGCGATGAGCAACCGCCCAAGCTATGATCCAAATAATCCGGAAAATGTGGAGAACTGGTATAATGACGCCATTTCCAATCCGATGGAGCCAGGATCGACCATGAAAATGTTCACGGTCGCTTCTGCAATCGAAGAAGGGAAATGGAATCCGGATGAAACATATAAATCCGGAACATATAAGGTCGATAAGGATACGACGATCGGGGATTATAATAAATCCTGGGGTACGATCAGCTATCTGGAAGGGATTCAGCGTTCGTCCAACGTTGCGGTCGCTAATCTGGTGGCGAATAAAATCGGAGAAGATAAGTTCCTTGAATACCTGAAAAGATTCCATTTTGATCAAAAGTCGGGCATTGATTTGCCAGGTGAGATACCGGGTACGATCCTGTATAATTACGAAGCTGAAAGAATCAGCACAGCATATGGGCAGGGGACGACGGCAACTCCGATCCAAATGATCACTGCCGCAAGTGCCATTGCGAATGACGGGAAGATGGTGACACCGCATATCATCGATAAGATCGTCAATCCGGACACAAAAAAAGTAGTCAAGCAGAAAAAGACGAAGGTTCAAGCGGAACCAATTTCGAAAGAAACGGCAGACGAGACATTGAAAATCCTTGAATCGGTCGTGACCTCCGAGCATGGTACTGGTAAACCGTACAAACTGGATGATTATAGTGTGGCCGGAAAAACCGGTACCGCACAAATCCCCAATCCAGAAGGCGGCGGGTATATGAAGGGTAAGAATAATTATTTATTCTCCTTCCTTGGCATGGCGCCTGCCGATGATCCGGAATTGATCATGTATGTTTCCGTGCTGCAGCCTGAATTGAGCGATACGGAAACCGGCAGTGAACCTGTTTCCTTCATATTCAAGAATGTGATGGAAAATGCGCTGCACTATATGGATATCAGCCCGGATAAAACGGATAATCAGGAAGAAGTGACAGAAAAACGCGTCCCGGATATTGCTGGTATGTCCACTCGGGCAACGAAGAAAGCATTGGAGGACACTGGCATGGAAGTGGTTGTCGTCGGTGAAGGAGACAAAGTTGCCAAAACGAATGTCTCAAGCGGCGATGAGGTTATCGAAGGCGAACGAGCCATCATCGTCACGGATGAACCGACAATGCCGGATATCAAAGGCTGGTCGATGCGTGAAGTACTGGAATTGGGCGAGCTGTTGGAGCTGGATGTGGAGACGATCCACACCGGTTATGCAAAAACCCAAAGTATCAAAAAGGGAACGAAGCTGAATAAGAACGATTATCTGGCTGTCGAATTCTCGACGTAA
- a CDS encoding nucleotidyltransferase, which translates to MKSCGLIVEYNPLHNGHVYHIQQAQKLTGSDCMIAVMSGNFTQRGEPAILDKFSRTKTALSAGIDLVIELPFLFAVQHADLFAKGAVSILHALQADHLVFGSEDGSIAAFHRALSGQQANQAAFESVLKQKLGNGLSYPEANRAAYEAVGMDSSLDLGSPNNILGFAYMKAAEELGTRLQVHTIRRIEAGYHDQSISGPIASATSIRTAWLDNDKEAVKQAVPGSTYELLSGEYLHGWEEYFPLLRYLILTRPAEMLRQIQGMEEGLEYRFKKYINQSQDFKHFLTLIKTKRYTWTRLQRVCVHLLSNTQKQFADEHLEGPACPYIRVLGMTKKGQAFLASRKKQLDVPLYTQLKDGVHPISDLELQAADAYYSILPPEIAAASRRQEISPPIFV; encoded by the coding sequence ATGAAGTCATGCGGCCTCATCGTCGAATATAACCCTTTGCATAACGGTCATGTTTATCATATACAGCAGGCGCAGAAATTAACCGGCAGCGACTGTATGATTGCGGTGATGAGCGGGAATTTCACACAGCGTGGTGAACCTGCCATTTTGGATAAGTTCAGCCGGACAAAGACGGCGCTTTCTGCCGGGATCGATTTGGTTATTGAATTGCCTTTCCTATTCGCCGTCCAGCATGCCGACCTGTTTGCCAAAGGAGCTGTTTCCATTCTGCATGCCCTGCAAGCTGACCATTTGGTTTTCGGTTCTGAAGATGGATCGATTGCAGCATTCCATCGGGCATTGTCCGGCCAGCAGGCGAATCAGGCAGCATTTGAGTCGGTTTTGAAACAGAAGCTCGGCAATGGGTTATCCTATCCTGAAGCAAACCGGGCAGCATATGAAGCCGTCGGGATGGATTCCTCCCTTGATCTTGGCAGTCCGAATAATATTTTAGGTTTCGCTTATATGAAGGCCGCCGAGGAGCTGGGCACCCGTTTGCAGGTACATACAATCCGCCGTATCGAAGCAGGCTATCATGATCAGTCCATTTCCGGTCCTATTGCAAGTGCCACCTCTATCCGGACTGCTTGGCTCGACAATGATAAAGAAGCAGTCAAACAAGCAGTACCCGGGAGCACATATGAACTATTATCTGGAGAATATCTTCATGGCTGGGAAGAATATTTCCCGCTTTTACGCTATCTCATCCTCACTCGGCCTGCAGAAATGCTGCGCCAGATCCAGGGAATGGAGGAAGGATTGGAATATCGATTCAAGAAATATATAAATCAGTCGCAGGATTTCAAACATTTTCTGACGCTGATCAAAACAAAACGATACACATGGACGAGGCTGCAGCGCGTATGCGTCCATTTGCTTTCCAATACCCAAAAACAATTCGCCGACGAGCATCTGGAAGGACCTGCATGCCCTTATATCCGTGTACTTGGCATGACTAAAAAGGGACAGGCATTCCTCGCTTCCCGAAAAAAACAGCTTGATGTGCCGCTTTATACACAATTGAAGGATGGCGTGCATCCAATTTCCGATTTGGAGCTGCAAGCAGCAGATGCGTATTACAGTATCTTGCCACCTGAAATTGCAGCTGCATCCCGAAGGCAGGAAATTTCCCCGCCCATCTTCGTATAA
- the mraZ gene encoding division/cell wall cluster transcriptional repressor MraZ: MFMGEFQHTVDTKGRIIVPAKFREDLGEKFVLTRGLDQCLFGYPMEEWRLLEEKLKKLPLTKKDARAFTRFFFSGAVECELDKQGRINIPAPLRKYAKLEKDVAIIGVSGRIEFWAESEWNSYFDESEESFAEIAENMLDFDI, from the coding sequence ATGTTTATGGGGGAATTCCAGCATACGGTCGATACGAAGGGACGTATTATCGTGCCTGCCAAGTTCCGAGAAGACTTGGGCGAGAAGTTCGTACTGACAAGAGGATTGGACCAATGCTTGTTTGGATACCCTATGGAGGAATGGAGACTCCTGGAAGAAAAATTGAAAAAGCTGCCATTGACCAAGAAGGATGCCCGTGCATTCACTCGTTTCTTCTTTTCAGGAGCAGTCGAATGCGAGCTTGATAAGCAGGGAAGAATCAATATCCCTGCACCGCTTAGGAAATACGCGAAGCTGGAGAAGGACGTCGCCATCATTGGCGTGTCCGGCCGGATCGAATTCTGGGCGGAGAGCGAATGGAATTCCTATTTTGATGAATCTGAGGAATCTTTTGCTGAAATCGCTGAAAATATGCTTGATTTCGATATTTGA
- the bshC gene encoding bacillithiol biosynthesis cysteine-adding enzyme BshC, giving the protein MVIQPMGLGSPNKLVADYRAELPSIMESFDFTPFHQDSYESRLKELEARKYPREELAELLHRRNKEWGADQATFQNIDRLADPQAVAVVGGQQAGLFTGPLLTLHKITSIIALASEQSEKLGAPVIPVFWIAGEDHDVEEINHIFLPIRNDMKKLKWKQHLTGKIAASDIKLDNGLTHAFLEEVIASLPETAHTKDMHRIIGDILHQSETFVDFFAKLIHYLYKDSGLVLLDSGDPELRNIERPFFRELIEKQREISHGVYGASQRLQQMGYTDVLGAEMEDGNLFCYIEGERTLLVRDAEGKWRGKSDEAIFTEEELLHIAESSPERLSNNVVTRPLMQDYLLPVLAFIAGPGEIQYWANLKPGFEAVGFKMPPVMPRLSFTLLDSKVEKLLGRYRLSLEKAITAGVEAEKIHYLAAQQQPPIAVISEQVKQAMAELHAPLRHSAASIADDLGSLAEKNLRHLEEDIDFLVKRMESRIKEQHRVALSHFDHIQCALHPQNGLQERTWNVFSFWNSHGVGIWRELSQKNYDFTTSHYIVKL; this is encoded by the coding sequence ATGGTAATACAACCAATGGGACTGGGAAGTCCAAACAAATTGGTGGCTGATTATCGGGCAGAGCTTCCTTCGATAATGGAAAGTTTCGATTTCACCCCATTTCATCAGGATAGCTATGAGTCCAGGCTGAAAGAGCTCGAAGCTAGAAAATATCCGAGGGAGGAATTGGCGGAACTGCTCCATAGACGAAATAAGGAGTGGGGAGCCGATCAAGCAACATTCCAAAATATCGACAGATTGGCAGATCCCCAAGCTGTCGCTGTCGTCGGCGGCCAGCAGGCTGGACTTTTCACAGGCCCTTTATTGACATTGCATAAGATCACTTCGATTATCGCGCTTGCATCGGAGCAAAGTGAAAAACTTGGCGCGCCTGTCATACCGGTTTTCTGGATAGCGGGTGAGGATCATGATGTGGAGGAAATCAATCACATATTCCTCCCGATCCGAAATGATATGAAGAAACTAAAGTGGAAACAGCACCTGACGGGAAAAATAGCTGCTTCCGATATAAAGCTGGACAATGGATTGACGCATGCTTTCTTGGAGGAAGTGATCGCTTCTTTGCCGGAAACGGCTCATACGAAGGATATGCACCGGATCATCGGTGATATCCTTCATCAGTCTGAAACATTCGTCGATTTCTTCGCCAAGCTCATCCATTATCTATATAAAGATAGCGGACTCGTCCTGCTTGATTCGGGTGATCCGGAACTGCGCAATATAGAGCGCCCATTCTTCCGTGAGCTGATCGAAAAGCAGCGCGAAATAAGCCATGGTGTCTATGGTGCATCCCAGAGGCTTCAGCAAATGGGTTATACAGACGTCCTGGGTGCAGAAATGGAAGATGGCAACCTGTTCTGTTATATCGAAGGAGAAAGGACGCTGCTCGTCCGTGACGCCGAAGGCAAGTGGCGAGGCAAAAGTGATGAAGCAATCTTCACCGAGGAAGAGCTGCTGCATATAGCAGAATCCTCCCCGGAAAGACTCAGTAATAATGTCGTCACCCGTCCGCTCATGCAGGATTACTTGCTGCCGGTACTTGCTTTCATCGCCGGTCCCGGGGAAATCCAATATTGGGCGAATTTGAAGCCGGGATTTGAGGCAGTTGGTTTCAAAATGCCGCCCGTCATGCCGCGCCTTTCTTTCACGCTGCTTGACAGCAAGGTGGAGAAGCTGCTCGGACGTTATCGATTAAGTCTTGAAAAAGCCATCACTGCAGGTGTCGAAGCTGAAAAAATCCACTATCTTGCTGCACAGCAGCAGCCGCCGATTGCAGTCATATCCGAACAAGTGAAGCAGGCGATGGCTGAATTGCATGCACCGCTGCGGCATAGTGCTGCATCCATTGCCGACGATCTTGGCAGCTTGGCGGAAAAGAATCTTCGTCATCTGGAAGAGGACATCGATTTTCTCGTTAAGCGAATGGAATCCAGGATCAAAGAACAGCATAGGGTGGCATTATCCCATTTTGATCATATACAATGCGCTCTCCACCCGCAAAATGGGCTTCAAGAGCGGACATGGAATGTATTTTCGTTCTGGAATAGTCATGGAGTGGGGATTTGGCGCGAATTATCGCAAAAAAACTATGATTTCACAACCTCTCACTATATCGTAAAGTTATAA
- the rsmH gene encoding 16S rRNA (cytosine(1402)-N(4))-methyltransferase RsmH: MFEHYSVLNRETVEGLAVKPEGTYVDCTLGGGGHAEVILKQLSEKGKLYAFDQDKQAIEATSARLAEYGNRIEYIQANFRHLKSELEARGVTEVDGVVFDLGVSSPQLDQAERGFSYQHDAPLDMRMNQNQALSAYEVVNTWSYEQLVRIFFQYGEENFSKQVARKIENRRETKPIETTFELVEVIKEAIPAPARRKGGHPAKRIFQAIRIAVNDELQAFREALQQTAELVAVGGRVSVITFHSLEDRMCKQAFKTWSTPLPVPRNIPILPEDSKAPFALITRKPIVASVEELEDNRRSRSAKLRVAEKIKPWSSKFEF, from the coding sequence TTGTTTGAACATTATAGTGTGCTGAACAGGGAGACGGTTGAAGGGCTCGCTGTGAAGCCGGAAGGTACATATGTGGATTGCACCTTGGGTGGAGGCGGTCACGCCGAAGTGATCTTGAAGCAGTTATCCGAAAAAGGAAAACTGTATGCTTTTGACCAGGACAAGCAAGCCATCGAGGCCACATCGGCCAGATTGGCGGAGTATGGCAATCGAATCGAATATATCCAGGCGAATTTCCGTCACCTAAAAAGCGAGTTGGAGGCAAGGGGCGTCACGGAAGTGGATGGGGTTGTATTCGACCTCGGCGTGTCCTCCCCGCAGCTTGATCAGGCAGAAAGAGGATTCAGCTATCAGCACGATGCGCCGCTTGATATGCGCATGAATCAGAATCAGGCGCTGTCTGCCTACGAGGTGGTCAATACGTGGTCTTACGAACAGCTTGTGCGGATATTCTTCCAATATGGCGAAGAGAATTTTTCCAAGCAGGTTGCAAGAAAAATAGAGAATAGACGAGAAACGAAACCGATTGAAACGACATTCGAGCTGGTCGAAGTGATCAAGGAAGCAATTCCTGCACCAGCAAGAAGGAAAGGCGGTCATCCCGCCAAAAGGATTTTTCAGGCGATCCGGATTGCAGTGAATGATGAATTGCAAGCATTCCGGGAAGCGCTGCAGCAAACAGCGGAGCTGGTCGCAGTTGGGGGAAGGGTGTCTGTGATCACCTTCCACTCACTGGAAGACAGGATGTGCAAGCAGGCGTTCAAGACTTGGAGCACGCCCCTGCCGGTACCGCGGAATATCCCGATTTTACCGGAAGACAGTAAGGCGCCATTTGCTCTTATCACGAGAAAGCCGATAGTTGCTAGTGTCGAGGAACTGGAAGATAACAGAAGATCCCGTTCCGCCAAACTCCGTGTAGCCGAGAAGATAAAACCATGGAGTTCCAAATTCGAATTCTAA
- a CDS encoding DUF3397 domain-containing protein, with product MTHLIAYLLAAAITVPPLATWIYYMIAGRIIRKRRNAFLHSVQTTAVFYIFSVMIMLQIILQHTVIGYMIGFLAVLFIVIVLMHHKYRGEIVFKHVWRVFLRICFLLFGPLYILLLVAGVIITFIRQ from the coding sequence ATGACCCACTTAATTGCTTACCTCCTGGCGGCGGCAATCACTGTCCCGCCGCTTGCAACCTGGATATATTATATGATTGCAGGACGGATCATCCGGAAGAGGCGGAATGCTTTTCTTCATAGCGTGCAAACTACTGCCGTATTCTATATCTTTTCTGTTATGATTATGTTGCAAATAATTTTACAGCATACAGTAATCGGATATATGATTGGATTCCTTGCGGTATTGTTCATCGTGATCGTGCTGATGCATCATAAATACCGAGGCGAAATCGTATTCAAGCATGTGTGGCGGGTATTCTTGCGCATCTGCTTCCTTTTGTTCGGTCCGCTGTACATCCTGCTGTTAGTGGCAGGTGTCATCATCACTTTCATCAGACAATAA
- a CDS encoding RsfA family transcriptional regulator translates to MKSTRQDAWSDKEDVLLANTVLDYIQEGKTQLDAFRDVAVKLNRTAAACGFRWNASLRQYYQADIEIAKQQRKQQLPASNKEAAQVKEEKESISLEAAIDLLEKVKQNIQVPKKEPQEELRTLQAENAKLKDQLKRYQDACIEMEKLCRWVIDEAETK, encoded by the coding sequence TTGAAGAGTACTAGACAAGATGCATGGTCGGATAAAGAGGATGTACTGCTGGCAAATACAGTATTGGACTATATCCAGGAAGGTAAGACCCAGCTCGATGCCTTCCGGGATGTCGCAGTGAAGCTGAACCGAACAGCAGCAGCCTGCGGTTTTCGCTGGAATGCCTCGCTCCGTCAGTATTATCAAGCAGATATCGAAATTGCCAAGCAGCAGCGCAAACAGCAGCTCCCTGCATCCAATAAAGAAGCTGCGCAGGTGAAAGAGGAAAAGGAATCCATCAGTTTGGAAGCAGCGATCGATTTGCTTGAGAAGGTCAAGCAGAACATTCAAGTGCCGAAAAAGGAACCGCAAGAAGAGCTGCGGACGCTCCAAGCAGAGAATGCCAAGCTGAAGGATCAACTCAAACGATATCAGGATGCATGCATCGAAATGGAAAAGCTTTGCCGCTGGGTGATTGACGAAGCCGAGACAAAATAA
- the rpmF gene encoding 50S ribosomal protein L32 — MAVPKRRTSKKVKNQRRTHKKLHVPGMVECSNCGELTKPHHVCRSCGHYDGKAVVEA, encoded by the coding sequence GTGGCAGTACCTAAAAGAAGAACTTCTAAAAAAGTCAAAAACCAACGCCGTACACACAAAAAATTGCATGTACCTGGAATGGTAGAATGCTCTAACTGTGGAGAACTTACAAAACCACACCACGTTTGCAGATCTTGCGGACATTACGATGGAAAAGCAGTGGTTGAGGCGTAA
- a CDS encoding GNAT family N-acetyltransferase, whose translation MTFAKVEKLPVNYKTAEDFERFAAQGNAELSMLDEFRLSLIECEDDTLFYGIYMDNELAARMALTFVDEQRDNTFYPPKGYVEITKLEVLPAYQGNKLGSSLVEFVQSFAKPVRTKARINSEAFWTKLDFKDSQKQENGLSVMTWQPTK comes from the coding sequence ATGACATTTGCTAAAGTGGAAAAACTGCCGGTGAACTATAAAACTGCCGAGGATTTTGAACGCTTTGCGGCACAGGGGAATGCAGAGCTTTCCATGCTGGATGAATTCCGGCTGAGTCTGATCGAATGTGAAGATGACACGTTATTTTATGGTATCTACATGGACAATGAGCTAGCGGCCAGAATGGCTCTGACCTTCGTGGATGAACAGCGCGACAACACCTTTTATCCTCCAAAGGGCTACGTGGAAATAACCAAACTGGAGGTGCTTCCAGCTTATCAAGGCAATAAGCTTGGTTCCTCCCTGGTTGAATTCGTCCAGTCCTTCGCCAAGCCAGTCCGCACGAAAGCAAGGATCAACTCGGAAGCCTTTTGGACGAAACTTGATTTTAAGGATAGCCAAAAACAAGAAAATGGCTTGTCCGTCATGACATGGCAGCCGACAAAATGA
- the ftsL gene encoding cell division protein FtsL encodes MSAERARSWQQGSPAQRPQQQPKRQVKVKVHKKTWITPGEKILYTFFSLVILAAAAYFVTFAASTYNLNRDLEALDTEISHQQVANKDLTYEVKELSKPERIIDIARDAGLKVQSAKVKEANKVSE; translated from the coding sequence TTGAGCGCAGAACGAGCAAGAAGCTGGCAGCAAGGCAGTCCGGCGCAAAGACCGCAGCAGCAGCCAAAACGGCAGGTAAAAGTAAAGGTCCACAAGAAAACATGGATTACGCCAGGGGAGAAGATTCTTTATACATTCTTCAGCTTGGTCATCTTGGCTGCAGCAGCTTATTTCGTAACCTTCGCGGCTTCCACATATAATCTGAACCGCGACTTGGAAGCACTGGATACCGAAATCAGCCATCAACAGGTTGCCAACAAAGATCTGACTTATGAAGTAAAGGAACTGAGCAAGCCTGAACGCATCATCGATATCGCACGTGATGCAGGTCTTAAAGTGCAAAGTGCAAAAGTAAAAGAGGCCAATAAAGTCTCGGAATGA
- a CDS encoding YceD family protein produces MKIPVQKLKAKGLEPFEFTEQVDVSDIQGKNDIRRIDPVKVSGQATSYGNDITVKFAIDGKMILPCARTLVDVPYEFHIDATELFTLSPYASADDESEIHPVEGELLDLKPYIEENILLDVPFRVFSDDQQVYDDAVTEGEGWQLASEEAQQDKIDPRLEKLQALLKKDDE; encoded by the coding sequence GTGAAAATTCCGGTTCAAAAGCTTAAAGCCAAAGGTCTTGAACCTTTCGAATTTACAGAGCAAGTGGATGTGTCAGACATCCAGGGCAAGAATGACATTCGTCGAATTGATCCGGTGAAGGTCAGCGGTCAGGCTACATCATATGGAAACGACATTACTGTCAAGTTCGCAATCGATGGCAAGATGATTTTGCCATGTGCGCGTACTTTGGTGGATGTGCCGTACGAATTTCATATCGACGCGACTGAATTGTTTACGCTGTCTCCTTATGCAAGTGCGGATGACGAGTCGGAGATTCATCCTGTTGAGGGAGAACTGCTTGACTTGAAACCGTATATAGAGGAAAATATCCTCTTGGATGTTCCTTTTCGTGTATTTTCCGATGATCAGCAGGTATATGATGATGCCGTGACAGAGGGAGAAGGCTGGCAGCTTGCCAGTGAGGAAGCCCAGCAGGACAAGATCGATCCGAGACTTGAGAAGCTGCAGGCTCTCTTGAAGAAGGACGACGAATAA